A genomic window from Lujinxingia sediminis includes:
- a CDS encoding MarC family protein, with translation MESTLQAIITMLSLVNPAVCLAMFAAIESGQPGSIQRKDATQIALATLIILGTSALMGTRVLEIFGVSVDAFSVTGGAVLVGIGAAMLMGRQQPAGPSPGAPDAANPHAEPSAHQAALGPLILFAGGPGPITGVITLSAQSQQNIPWEALIAVGITALVLWVVLFVSARRAPETSSDADQPSPTADDADTQSFYRDIATRFMGLIIIAMGVQIGLSGLQNFFGSAA, from the coding sequence TTGGAAAGCACACTGCAGGCCATTATCACCATGCTCTCTCTGGTCAACCCGGCGGTCTGCCTGGCGATGTTTGCCGCAATCGAGTCCGGTCAACCCGGCAGTATTCAGCGCAAAGACGCCACACAGATCGCGCTGGCAACGCTGATCATCCTGGGGACCTCGGCGCTGATGGGAACCCGAGTCCTCGAGATCTTCGGCGTCTCGGTCGACGCGTTCTCGGTGACCGGAGGTGCCGTGCTTGTCGGCATCGGCGCGGCGATGCTCATGGGGCGACAGCAGCCTGCTGGCCCCTCTCCCGGTGCCCCCGATGCGGCAAACCCCCATGCCGAGCCCTCAGCGCATCAGGCCGCACTCGGACCCTTGATTCTCTTTGCCGGCGGCCCCGGTCCGATCACCGGCGTCATCACACTCTCTGCACAGAGCCAACAAAACATCCCCTGGGAAGCGCTCATCGCCGTCGGAATCACCGCCCTGGTGCTCTGGGTGGTTCTCTTCGTGTCGGCCCGCCGCGCCCCGGAGACCTCCTCCGACGCCGACCAGCCTTCTCCCACTGCGGACGACGCCGATACCCAGAGCTTCTATCGCGACATCGCGACGCGCTTTATGGGGCTGATCATCATCGCGATGGGCGTTCAAATTGGTTTGAGCGGCCTCC